ATCCTCGACAAAAGACACATCGACACCACCGACCATCGCATGAACCAGTTCCTCACTTTCGCGGGACTGCAACAGGTGGTATGCTGCGGCCCCCGGCGGGGAAAAGAATTCACTTACGTACTGCTTCGCGATTGGTTGCCGGACGACATTGCTCCAATGCCGAAACACCCGTTGACGGAATTGGCGATCCGATACCTGGAAAGTCATTCCCCTGCTACGGCGGAAGATTTTTCGTGGTGGAGCGGATTCCCCGTAACGGCCTGCCGGCGGGCCTTTGAAGATGCTGGAATTACGGAACGGTTTGTATTCGGCGAGAAGACGTATTTCCTCCCGAACGGTGAAACCGCTTCCAAGCCAGACGGGAAAGTGCGGTTGCTATCAGGGTTTGATGAATATTACATCAGCTATGCCGATCGATCACTGGTAGCGGAAAATGTACCTCCGGGAATATTATCTCCCCCGAACGGTATTTTGCCGTATCTGGTAGTTTCAAAAGGAAAAATCGTAGGAACTTGGCGACGGGAAATCGGGAAAAAATCGGTTGAAATGGTATATATACCTTTTGGCAAAACAGCGATCGGGGAGGAGCGGTTATCAACCGCCGCGAAGACCTACGGCAAATTCATGGGTTTGCCTGCGCAGTGGGCGTTATGACTCCGACTCGCCGGGCCAGAGACTATTCATCCGGTCGATGATGTAATTCATCTTCCGGTTCCTGTCCCGCGACGATTGTGAAAACTGACGGCGGAAGCGAATGATCTCCTGCGACAATAAACGGATTTTCATTTGCTGCCGCACCCATTTCAATTTGTATCTCCTTTTCTTCTTTTTCATCATCCTCCATAATCGGTTTTTCGGGGAATGAGACGCGTGAAGCATTTGTTAAGGATGTGCCGGAAATATTTATTTTTGAGACATGACCACCAATTCCATTCCACGTGCAGCCACAACATCGTGGCGACTGAAAGCAATCTTTACCGGATCCGTCGGCAACCTCGTGGAATGGTACGATTGGTACGCCTATTCCGCCTTCGCGATTTATTTCGCGCCGGTCTTTTTCCCTTCCGGCAATGCCACCGCGCAACTCCTGAACACCGCCGCGATATTTGCCGTCGGTTTTCTTATGCGCCCACTCGGCGGATGGCTCTTCGGCACCATCGCCGATCGCCAGGGCCGGAAAACGGCGATGACGCTTTCGGTACTCCTGATGTCGCTCGGTTCGTTGCTGATCGCCTGCACGCCCGCATTTTCCACCATTGGCGTAGCCGCGCCAGTGCTGCTTTTGCTCGCGCGACTCATGCAAGGCCTTAGTGTCGGCGGCGAATACGGCACTTCCGCCACGTACCTCAGTGAAGTGGCGGACTCCTCACGCCGGGGTTTCTTCTCCAGCTTCCAATACGTAACGCTCATCGGCGGACAAATCCTCGCACTCGGGGTGCAAATGCTCCTGCAAAGAGTTTTCCTTACACCCGAACAACTCGCGGAATGGGGATGGCGCATCCCATTCGTCATCGGTGCACTGCTGGCGATCACCGCACTTTATCTCCGCCGCAACATGCACGAATCCGTGAATGTGAATATCAAAAAGAAAGACCGCGGCTCCGTGAAAGCGCTCTTCCGAAATCACCCGCGCGCCGTGCTGACTGTGGTGGGACTTACTATGGGCGGTACTTTGGCGTTCTACACTTATACCACTTACATGCAAAAGTTTCTCGTAAACACCGTGAAACTTTCTAAAGAAGAATCCACGCTGATTTCGTTTTTCCTTGTGCTGATCTTCGCATGTATTCAGCCGCTGTTCGGTAAACTGTCCGACCGGATCGGGCGAAAGCCTTTGCTGATCGGCTTCGGCGTGTTGGGAACATTGTGCACGGTGCCGCTGCTGACGGCGATCAGCCAGGCCACTTCGGTATGGAGCGCATTCTTTTTGATCCTCGCCGCGCTCTTGATTGTAAGTGGTTACACGTCGATCAATGCCGTTGTTAAAGCGGAAATGTTTCCGGCGGAAATCCGGGCACTCGGCGTGGGTTTTCCGTATGCGCTGACCGTCGCCATTTTCGGGGGAACGGCGGAAACCATCGCGTTTGCGTTGAAAGACGTTGGCCACGAATCGCTGTACTATTGGTATGTGACCATCTGCATTTTCATCTCGCTGCTCGTTTATGTTTTCTCCCCCGACAGCCGGAAAGGTTCGTATATGGACAGGGAGCAATTATAGTCCGGGCGCCGGTTTCGGGCTAACAACGGACGCAGGGTTTATTTTGATTATTTTTGCAGAATATGTATCTCACCATCAAGGCGCTTCATATCATTTTCATCGTGACCTGGTTCGCCGGACTGTTCTACATTGTGCGGCTGTTTGTGTATTTCACGGAAGCGCAGGAGATGGAAGAGCCCCAGCGCAGCATCCTCCAGGATCAATACCGGATCATGATGAAACGGCTTTGGTTCGGGATTACCTGGCCCTCGGCAATCCTCACGTTGGTCTTCGGTCCGTGGATGGCTTTTTTGCTGGGAAGCATTCCGGTTTGGTTGTGGATAAAACTTGCGTTTGTATTGGGACTATATTTTTACTTCTTTTTTCTCCACGGCATTTACAAAGATCTCCATGCCGGCGTGGTGAAACGCAGCTCTACGCAATTGCGTGTCTGGAATGAGGTAGCCACGATCTTCCTGGTGGCGATCGTTTTCCTGGTGGTGCTGAAAAGTTTTTTAAGTATGATCTGGTCGATGGTGGGCCTCATCATTTTCACCGCCTGCCTGATGGTAGCGATCAAGGTGTACAAGCGGGTCCGCGAAAAGAAGAATAAATAACTCGTTTTACTTTTTCCCCATTGTCAGCTGCAGGCTAAGGCCGGCAGAATACAACTTCACTTTTCCTTCTCCCACGCCGCCGGCCGGGATTTTCAGATAGGGGTGCAAGCCCCAGTTCAGTCGTCCTTTCGTGTTTTTTTCCCAGCCCGCGCTGATATTGATCACAGAAAACCAGTGTTGGTTCTGGTTGCTGAAAACGCGGGTGCGTTTATAATTGTTGGGATAATAGTAGTCGTATTTTTCGCGGAGCATGAAATAAGTGGAAGCGCCAACGCTCACGTTCCATCGGCCGGAGGGATTTTCAGCAAATACATAATGCACTTGCAGCGGCACATCGATCACATCGCAATCGGCATCGATATCCACATAATTTCCGGGGTAGGGAGAATTATATTCTTTTGGAGACGCCTGGTACAACTTTTTTGTGTAGGCGGCCCCGGTACTCAGGTACCATTTGTTATTCACATGGTACCTTATCAGGAGGCCTCCGGTAAATCCGGCACGTAAACCTGTGAGCGATCCGGTGGCATTTACATCCGGACCGAGGTGGATGCCACCATCGAAACCCTTTCTCCGCGGGGCTTTCCAGGTTTCATTGGAAAATTCCTTCACCGTATTTGTGTCTGGTACGGCCGGGTTGGCCGAGTTGTTCACAGGGGTGGGCGCGCTGGTGTTTGGAGCATGATTTTTATCGGACGTGGCCGGCGGAAGGGAGGGGTTATCCACACTTGCCGGAACATGTAAAGCATTTTTATCTTTTTGGGAAGATAAGGGAGCTGTTGAGACAGTTTTATCCACATCTTTTCTCCTTTCATCCTCCAACTTCGATTTTTGGAAAGTTAAAACGGAAGGAGCGATAGGTTTGTCCACACCTGTTTTAATCGTTTCGTTCGTAGTCGTTTTATGAAAAGAAAGAATGGAGGCGTTAGCCTGTTCGTTCACATCTTTATTCCTTTCAGAATTTGCCGGCGATTTATTCACCGCATCCGATTCTTTAAAAATCGGTATTATCGCTTTGCGGGAAGATTTTTCTGTGTTGTTGCTTTCCGAGATTGTCGCACCATCCGGTTTATCCACATTCAATTTGTTGTCCTCTTCAGGTATTGCATTTTTATCAGGAGATCCATTTTCCACATCATTTTCCGGTACGGTGGTACTGGCGGAATTTTCCGTTTTGGGGGAAGATGAAAAATTATAGCTGGCAGGGCGTGTGAACCACCACCAACCGCCGAGCCCGAGGATAATGGCGAGGCCGCCGAACCACCACCACATCGGGCGCCGGTTGCGGGGTTGGTCCAGCAGTTTTTCCATCCGGTCCCAGGCCTGGGGCTCGAACGGAACTTCTGCATCCTGCAGCTTCTTTCGGATATTATGTTCAAACTGTTCGCTCATGACGGTTGGGTGGCGCCGATCGGGCCGGAGCCGGAAATATTCATGGATGTTAACGCATCGATTTTTTCTTTGAGAATCCTTTTCGCCTTAAACAAATTGGATTTTGAAGTGCCCTCCGAAATGCCAAGCATCTTAGCAATCTCCTGGTGTTGGAATCCTTCAACAACATATAAATTGAAAACAGTCCGGTAAGCAGGAGGGAGCACCTGGACCAACCCGAGAATTTCCTCATACGTCAATTTGCTGATCGCATGTTCGTCGGGCATACCGAGATCATAGACTTGTGTGATGTCTTCGGTAAAATGAATTTTCTTCCGGCTGCGCAAATGGTCGATGGAAGTATTCGCCATGACTTTGCTCAACCAGCTTTTGAAAGGTCGGGACGAATCGTAAGAATCGATGTGGTGAAAAATTTTCAAGAACCCGTCGTTTAAAATTTCAATCGCCTCATCTTTGTTATTCGCATATCGCAAACAGATTGCCATGGCATATCCGAAGAATTGCCGGTAAAGTGCTTCCTGACTGGAGCGGTCCCACTTTTTACAGCCCGCTATAATTGCTGATATGTCTTGCACTAGATTTTTAATTCGGGTTTCCCGAAACCGCGGGAAGACGGAATGGTTAAAATTTTTTTTCGGGCGTTTTCTACCTTATGTACGGTTTTCGTGAAACAAGGGTTGCCTTCATGCAAAAAATCCTCATTTCTTTTACCAGTTGATCTTCTAAAATAACCCTTTCAAATTTAAGCCACTTTTCCGCCCGAAATTTAAACGATAATGGTTTTTGATATATATACCTGAAGCACATCGAGATCATCGAAATTTGAGGATTTTTTTATTTAGTTGAAAATCAATCATTTATGAATTTTCGATGGTAAAGTGACATATTCCATGTGAAACATAAAAAAAGCGCTCTTTTCGGAGCGCCTTTCTATTTTGTATTTGATGATTTTTTTATCATCGGCCCATGTAGACCATGAGGATTTGCACATCGCTCGGATTCACTCCGCTAATCCGGCTGGCCTGGCCAAGTGTTCTCGGTTTGATGCGTGTAAATTTCTGGCGCGCTTCGTTCGACAACGAAACGAGTTTCGAATAATCGAATGCTTCAGGGATCATCAAATCTTCGAGTTGGCTCATGCGTTGCACGAGTTCATTTTCCTTCTCGATATACACATCATACTTTACCTGGATTTCCACTTGCTCCAACACTTCTCTTGAATAATTTTCCAGTGCTTTAGCGACTTTAGGTAAGTTTTCGCACATCGAGAAAATGTCGATGCCGGGGCGGAGGAGGACCTGGTGCGCGCGTTGTTTTTGTGTAAGCGATGCGGAGTTATTGGCTTGCAACCAGGAGTTAGCCTCCTCTGGTTCGAGTGGTAACTCTTTCAAAATCGCTTTTATTTTTTCTACCCCTTCCAATTTTTCGCGGGTGCGGGTCATGCGCTCGTCGCTCGCGAGGCCAAGCGCATGGCTGCGTTCGGTCAAACGGAGGTCGGCGTTATCCTGGCGGAGGAGCGTTCTGAACTCCGCGCGCGAGGTGAACATGCGGTAAGGTTCGTCAGTTCCTTTGTTGATAAGGTCGTCGATCAGCACCCCAATATAAGCTTCGCTGCGTTTCAAAACGAGCGGCGCCTGCGCCCGGACTTTCAAATGTGCGTTGATTCCGGCCATCAAACCCTGGCAAGCAGCTTCTTCGTAACCGGTAGTTCCGTTGATCTGACCGGCAAAAAACAGGTTAGACACTTGCTTCGTCTCCAGTGAAAATTGCAATTGTGTTGGTGGGAAGTAATCATATTCGATCGCATATCCCGGGCGGAACATGCGTACATTTTCGAAACCCGGCACGAGGCGAAGCGCTTTAAGCTGGACGTCTTCGGGGAGGGAGGTTGAAAATCCGTTCACATAAATTTCCACGGTATTGAAACCTTCTGGTTCCACGAAGAGCTGATGTCTTTCGCGTTCCGCGAAGCGGTTGATTTTATCTTCGATCGAAGGGCAATATCTCGGTCCGGTTCCCTGTATTCTTCCCTGGAACATAGGCGACCGGTCGAATCCGGTTTTCAGAATGTCGTGTACTTGTTCGGAGGTGTAGGTGATCCAGCAGGAGCGTTGTTGTTCCGGGCGGATTTTTTCTACATCCATATAGCTAAAACCAACGATTTCATCGTCGCCTTTTTGTTCTTCCATTTTGGAATAATCGAGGGAGCGGCCATCGATACGGGGAGGTGTTCCTGTTTTGAGACGGTCGCTTTCGAAGCCGAGGGAAACGAGTTGTTCAGTGATTCCGGTTGCCGCTTTTTCTGCAACGCGGCCGCCGCCGAACTGTTTATCTCCGATGTGAATGACGCCGTTGAGGAAAGTGCCGTTTGTGAGTACAACAGCCCTGGCAGAAATTTCATGTCCGAGACCGGTGATCACGCCCCGGCAAACGCCATTTTTGATGATGAGCCCTTTCACCATATCCTGGTAGAAGTCTACGTTCGGTGTATTCTCCAGAGCTTCGCGCCATTTGGCGGCGAAAAGCATGCGGTCGTTTTGGGTGCGGGGGCTCCACATAGCAGGCCCCTTACTACGATTCAGCATGCGGAACTGGATCATGGATTGGTCGGTCACGATGCCGGAGTACCCTCCAAGGGCATCAATCTCACGAACGATCTGGCCTTTTGCGATACCACCCATGGCGGGATTGCAACTCATTTGGGCAATCGTCTGCATGTTCATGGTAACGAGGAGTACCCGGGAGCCCATGTTGGCGGCGGCAGCAGCGGCTTCACAGCCGGCATGTCCGGCGCCTACTACAATAACATCGTAAACTGGGAACATTATTTGAATTTTGAAAGTGCAAAGTTAAGTCAAAAGATTGATGGGCAGGGGATAAGTTGGGAATTCAGATGCCAGCATTTCACAAGCGTTGTATTTTAAGGAAGAATATGCTGTCACTTCCTAAACAAACGATATTTGATCCCTGAAGGGGAATATTTGAATAGAAGGAACAAGTCTATATTAGGAATATTTTCTGCTGAAAAGGAGAAGGATACCAGGATTCAAATAGGAGGAAGGTGAGAAAAATGCATTTCATATAGGCGAGAGCGACCCATGAATAGATCCGATTTACCCTTAAAACTGCAAAGAACCCGAAGCCGGACTTCTCCCCGCGCTATTAAAACCGCTTAGAACGAGACGCAAGCGCCTAAGATAGATGAATTGCAACGTTATCCCATAGCAACCCGTTAAACAAATACCTTTATTTATCGAAGTTTATCAACACTTACATACTTCGTTGTTAGTTTCCCTAAGCTTCCCCACTCTTAAAACTGAAATCCAAAAAGGAACCTGGTCCATTCATTGTTTCCTTATGAATGCCCCCTTATCTTATATGACATCCCTCGTCGACACCTGAAAAACATTCATGTGTAATACCCACGGTAGGTGATACAGCAAACTATTTTAACAAATCACACTTAATTTGAAGGAAACCGGCAATATCAACAGGATTAAATAAGGCAAGCATTGGGGCAAACTCACTGTAAGCAATTGGAATCATCTAAATCTACCCATATCCTATAAAATATATCTTAGTAAACGCCTAATTCGCTCACACTACTAACCAATAAACAATTATATCAGAACAATTAGAGCTAAAAAGACTGTAAATATGAGTAAGCGCTAAATATTCATTTACTATAGTAATGTTCCACGTGGAACAATTGTCCCTCTGAATGATCAATAAATTCACCAGTAGCTATAACACACAACATAAATACTATTAGAAACAACTGCAAATTGGTCTATTTTCTACTATATAAACTCTTATCTCAGTTCAAATGACTGGCAAGGACCACCGATTATACGGAATCCACTCCTATCCCACATTGCTCCACGTAGAACGCTACATCTTAATACCTAAAGTATCCCGCAGCCATTATCATTAACAGCATTGGGTGTCTCATCTGCAAATACAGACGATAAACGTCATAAGCCAGTACTATCTATCTGATTCCCTCCCAAGGGGTCTATCTACTCTAAATTTGGCACCCCTGACTATATACTAATACGACATTATTTCAAATTACCTGATTCAAAGTTGTGTTGAAAACCGAAAAACTTAGGCTGGACTTTATCCCTAGGGTACATCTATGGAAAGGTTAGACTCAAATGTTCTATGCCCAGCGGGAATCCGGCCGTCACATGCCACAACAAACACATGTTAACGTCCACTTGTTGCTACCTATATAATCATGAACCATATATACCCGCGATCTCGTAGCATTGGCTTAACATGTATAATCTCACCCCAAATTAACCTATAAGCCTAGTGTAGACAGCTCATAAACGCCTCCAACCTTGCAAATCCATGATCCTAATCTATGATGTTCCACGTGGAACATCTCATATTAATGTAAAGCAGGGCATTATTCACTATAAAACTGTTTTTACACCCGATATATCCCAGAGTTCCTCGACATAGAAGAAGTCATAAGGCAATCCTACTCCAATGTGATGAATTCCATACTTGAAGGAAGTATTGTCAACTGATAACATACACATGCATCCGTGTCGAACGTCTGTTCATTACTCCAGAGCAACAATAATCTCATAATGAAAACAACAAACCAAAATTCCATTATTACATACTACAAGAAAAGCCAAAACTACCATTCAATATTCTAA
Above is a genomic segment from Chitinophaga pollutisoli containing:
- a CDS encoding sigma-70 family RNA polymerase sigma factor codes for the protein MQDISAIIAGCKKWDRSSQEALYRQFFGYAMAICLRYANNKDEAIEILNDGFLKIFHHIDSYDSSRPFKSWLSKVMANTSIDHLRSRKKIHFTEDITQVYDLGMPDEHAISKLTYEEILGLVQVLPPAYRTVFNLYVVEGFQHQEIAKMLGISEGTSKSNLFKAKRILKEKIDALTSMNISGSGPIGATQPS
- a CDS encoding CopD family protein, with the protein product MYLTIKALHIIFIVTWFAGLFYIVRLFVYFTEAQEMEEPQRSILQDQYRIMMKRLWFGITWPSAILTLVFGPWMAFLLGSIPVWLWIKLAFVLGLYFYFFFLHGIYKDLHAGVVKRSSTQLRVWNEVATIFLVAIVFLVVLKSFLSMIWSMVGLIIFTACLMVAIKVYKRVREKKNK
- a CDS encoding porin family protein, translated to MSEQFEHNIRKKLQDAEVPFEPQAWDRMEKLLDQPRNRRPMWWWFGGLAIILGLGGWWWFTRPASYNFSSSPKTENSASTTVPENDVENGSPDKNAIPEEDNKLNVDKPDGATISESNNTEKSSRKAIIPIFKESDAVNKSPANSERNKDVNEQANASILSFHKTTTNETIKTGVDKPIAPSVLTFQKSKLEDERRKDVDKTVSTAPLSSQKDKNALHVPASVDNPSLPPATSDKNHAPNTSAPTPVNNSANPAVPDTNTVKEFSNETWKAPRRKGFDGGIHLGPDVNATGSLTGLRAGFTGGLLIRYHVNNKWYLSTGAAYTKKLYQASPKEYNSPYPGNYVDIDADCDVIDVPLQVHYVFAENPSGRWNVSVGASTYFMLREKYDYYYPNNYKRTRVFSNQNQHWFSVINISAGWEKNTKGRLNWGLHPYLKIPAGGVGEGKVKLYSAGLSLQLTMGKK
- a CDS encoding winged helix DNA-binding domain-containing protein; the protein is MNHAAILATRLTRQRLTQPSKLAPADVAAHLCAIQAQDFAGAKWSLGQRCYGLTDAGAEQLLAEKKLIRISSLRGTLHLMHPKDVRWITALVTPRIKLQAASLWKKLGVDDAILSKALHHIDDALKNNEALTRAELKSILDKRHIDTTDHRMNQFLTFAGLQQVVCCGPRRGKEFTYVLLRDWLPDDIAPMPKHPLTELAIRYLESHSPATAEDFSWWSGFPVTACRRAFEDAGITERFVFGEKTYFLPNGETASKPDGKVRLLSGFDEYYISYADRSLVAENVPPGILSPPNGILPYLVVSKGKIVGTWRREIGKKSVEMVYIPFGKTAIGEERLSTAAKTYGKFMGLPAQWAL
- the mnmG gene encoding tRNA uridine-5-carboxymethylaminomethyl(34) synthesis enzyme MnmG; its protein translation is MFPVYDVIVVGAGHAGCEAAAAAANMGSRVLLVTMNMQTIAQMSCNPAMGGIAKGQIVREIDALGGYSGIVTDQSMIQFRMLNRSKGPAMWSPRTQNDRMLFAAKWREALENTPNVDFYQDMVKGLIIKNGVCRGVITGLGHEISARAVVLTNGTFLNGVIHIGDKQFGGGRVAEKAATGITEQLVSLGFESDRLKTGTPPRIDGRSLDYSKMEEQKGDDEIVGFSYMDVEKIRPEQQRSCWITYTSEQVHDILKTGFDRSPMFQGRIQGTGPRYCPSIEDKINRFAERERHQLFVEPEGFNTVEIYVNGFSTSLPEDVQLKALRLVPGFENVRMFRPGYAIEYDYFPPTQLQFSLETKQVSNLFFAGQINGTTGYEEAACQGLMAGINAHLKVRAQAPLVLKRSEAYIGVLIDDLINKGTDEPYRMFTSRAEFRTLLRQDNADLRLTERSHALGLASDERMTRTREKLEGVEKIKAILKELPLEPEEANSWLQANNSASLTQKQRAHQVLLRPGIDIFSMCENLPKVAKALENYSREVLEQVEIQVKYDVYIEKENELVQRMSQLEDLMIPEAFDYSKLVSLSNEARQKFTRIKPRTLGQASRISGVNPSDVQILMVYMGR
- a CDS encoding MFS transporter, translating into MTTNSIPRAATTSWRLKAIFTGSVGNLVEWYDWYAYSAFAIYFAPVFFPSGNATAQLLNTAAIFAVGFLMRPLGGWLFGTIADRQGRKTAMTLSVLLMSLGSLLIACTPAFSTIGVAAPVLLLLARLMQGLSVGGEYGTSATYLSEVADSSRRGFFSSFQYVTLIGGQILALGVQMLLQRVFLTPEQLAEWGWRIPFVIGALLAITALYLRRNMHESVNVNIKKKDRGSVKALFRNHPRAVLTVVGLTMGGTLAFYTYTTYMQKFLVNTVKLSKEESTLISFFLVLIFACIQPLFGKLSDRIGRKPLLIGFGVLGTLCTVPLLTAISQATSVWSAFFLILAALLIVSGYTSINAVVKAEMFPAEIRALGVGFPYALTVAIFGGTAETIAFALKDVGHESLYYWYVTICIFISLLVYVFSPDSRKGSYMDREQL